In one Gemmatimonadota bacterium genomic region, the following are encoded:
- a CDS encoding amidohydrolase family protein codes for MAEGRGIGTVTSYLLRNAAVFDGSSPNLTEDDVVIENGRIVDIAPRLSAATATQIDLAGQTLMPGIIDAHVHVYASELNLTSNMRRPWTYLAQYAHGFLGHMLSYGVTSIRDVGGGDYGLAQALANGLVTGPRLFYGGRLLSTTGGHADWRPGQEDDHDHLLCNCGAIDQKLAVLADGPDAVLRAVRDELRRGADHIKIVASGGVASPNDPVDNLQFTDDEIRTICDEVTRHGRYVAAHCHPAAAIERSVRLGVRTIEHGTLIDDATARYVAEQGAYLVPTMAVIYAFHEDGAKYGLPAASVRKVGEVIGHAQSGMERMKKAGCKIGFGTDLLGPQHTRHGTEFGLRRDVFTPLEILRQATSTNAEILNRSGEIGCIRVGARADLIAVRGNPLDDIELLAAQGRHLSLIMCDGAVYKDENR; via the coding sequence ATGGCAGAGGGGAGAGGGATCGGTACGGTGACCAGCTACCTGCTCAGGAATGCCGCCGTCTTCGACGGCAGCAGTCCGAACCTGACCGAGGACGACGTCGTGATCGAGAACGGCCGGATCGTCGATATCGCTCCCCGGCTGTCCGCGGCCACTGCCACGCAGATCGATCTGGCTGGGCAGACCCTGATGCCCGGCATTATCGACGCCCACGTGCATGTGTATGCCTCGGAGCTGAATCTGACCAGCAACATGCGCCGGCCATGGACCTACCTGGCGCAGTATGCTCATGGCTTTCTGGGTCACATGCTCAGCTACGGTGTGACATCCATCCGTGACGTTGGCGGTGGCGACTACGGGCTGGCGCAGGCGCTGGCCAACGGCCTGGTCACGGGGCCACGATTGTTCTACGGCGGCCGGCTGCTCTCGACCACCGGAGGGCATGCCGATTGGCGTCCCGGCCAGGAGGATGACCACGATCACCTGCTCTGTAACTGTGGTGCCATCGACCAGAAGCTGGCCGTGCTGGCCGATGGCCCGGACGCGGTGCTCCGCGCGGTGCGCGACGAGCTGCGGCGCGGCGCCGACCATATCAAGATCGTAGCCTCCGGGGGCGTCGCCTCGCCGAACGACCCCGTCGACAACCTGCAGTTCACCGACGATGAGATCCGCACGATCTGCGACGAGGTGACCCGCCACGGCCGGTACGTCGCCGCGCACTGTCACCCGGCTGCCGCCATCGAACGGAGTGTCCGTCTGGGCGTTCGCACCATCGAGCACGGCACGCTGATCGACGACGCCACCGCGCGTTACGTGGCCGAGCAGGGGGCCTATCTGGTGCCGACCATGGCGGTGATCTACGCGTTCCATGAAGATGGCGCCAAGTACGGTCTGCCAGCGGCGAGCGTGCGAAAGGTCGGCGAGGTGATCGGTCACGCGCAAAGCGGCATGGAGCGGATGAAGAAGGCCGGCTGCAAGATCGGATTTGGTACTGACCTGCTCGGTCCCCAGCACACCCGTCACGGCACCGAGTTCGGCTTGCGGAGGGACGTCTTCACGCCGCTGGAGATTCTCCGGCAGGCAACCTCCACGAACGCCGAGATTCTCAATCGTAGCGGCGAGATCGGCTGCATCCGGGTCGGCGCACGGGCCGACCTGATCGCCGTCCGCGGCAATCCGCTGGACGACATCGAACTGCTTGCCGCGCAGGGTCGACATCTTTCGCTGATCATGTGCGACGGCGCGGTGTACAAGGACGAGAACCGATGA
- a CDS encoding alpha/beta hydrolase: MSEMNTSQSLASLTLSDGRRLAYAEVGDPQGKPLLLLTGTGTGRSQAYWFDAAARTAGIRLIVTDRPGYGHSDPRADLTFLNHVDDVRELLDHLKLTRVSAAGMSGGGGYALACGYRLPDRIERVVMVCGMVPVPPELFRKMSRSVRLIFWLTRHMPRLAVWMMERGMRAQGALNDAALQRRLKGRPEADRRVLERREMRELSFGPPALDAMRQGMSIFVYEMGLYGRPLGFDLSQVRVPVRVWHGQRDANVVVDIARYVAAEVPGATLHIEPEAAHLFAFGDPAGLMQQVMAP, from the coding sequence ATGAGCGAAATGAACACCAGTCAGTCTCTCGCATCATTGACCCTGAGCGACGGCCGCCGGTTGGCCTACGCAGAGGTCGGTGACCCGCAGGGGAAGCCGTTGCTCCTGCTGACCGGTACCGGGACCGGGCGATCCCAGGCGTACTGGTTCGATGCCGCAGCGCGAACGGCAGGGATCCGCCTGATCGTCACAGATCGGCCCGGCTATGGACATTCCGATCCGCGGGCCGATCTCACCTTCCTCAACCACGTGGACGACGTTCGTGAGCTGCTCGACCATCTGAAGCTGACGCGCGTCAGCGCCGCCGGCATGTCCGGCGGTGGGGGCTATGCACTGGCTTGTGGCTACCGACTCCCCGACCGGATCGAGCGGGTGGTCATGGTCTGCGGTATGGTCCCAGTGCCACCGGAGCTGTTCAGGAAAATGTCGCGGTCCGTCCGGCTGATCTTCTGGCTCACGCGCCACATGCCGCGCCTGGCCGTGTGGATGATGGAACGCGGCATGCGCGCTCAGGGCGCACTGAACGACGCGGCATTGCAACGGCGGCTCAAAGGGAGGCCCGAAGCGGACCGCCGCGTACTGGAGCGCCGTGAGATGCGCGAACTGTCCTTCGGTCCGCCAGCTCTCGACGCGATGCGTCAAGGCATGAGCATTTTCGTTTACGAGATGGGCCTGTACGGCCGCCCGCTGGGCTTCGATCTCTCCCAGGTTCGCGTGCCGGTGAGAGTCTGGCACGGACAGCGGGATGCCAACGTGGTGGTCGATATCGCGCGCTACGTAGCTGCAGAGGTTCCGGGAGCGACGCTGCACATCGAGCCCGAGGCGGCCCACTTGTTCGCGTTTGGCGATCCTGCCGGCCTGATGCAACAGGTGATGGCGCCGTGA
- a CDS encoding alpha/beta hydrolase produces MAMLESRIVGRSWRAVLTILGSVLALACGAAATESPGGLTSPVLVRQQLDVVYAALDPAQKLDLYLPSTGAGPFPLVIWIHGGGWFQGDKVLDTLSVQLLTTRGFALASLNYRLSGVARYPAAVQDVKAAIRHLRANAARYALLPDRVALWGSSAGAHLAALVGVTGDIAMFDDPALGNSAQSARVQAVVSWFAPTEILTMDTDNAAQGCPLFGGTGHDSPTSPEGLFLGARPSSVPIVARDASPVTWLTVDDPPFLLQHGGRDCMVPTRQSVRLRDGLRALTSDTTRSSWTLFPQDGHGGPSFTTPANVELVIAFLARYLR; encoded by the coding sequence ATGGCCATGCTTGAAAGCCGAATCGTTGGTCGATCGTGGCGCGCCGTGCTCACGATTCTGGGGAGCGTGCTCGCGCTGGCCTGTGGCGCGGCTGCCACCGAATCGCCTGGCGGATTGACCTCGCCCGTCCTCGTGCGGCAGCAGCTGGACGTCGTCTATGCGGCGCTGGATCCGGCGCAGAAGCTCGATTTGTATCTTCCGTCCACGGGGGCCGGCCCCTTTCCGCTGGTGATCTGGATCCATGGCGGCGGCTGGTTCCAAGGCGATAAGGTCCTTGATACGCTCTCGGTCCAACTACTGACGACTCGCGGGTTTGCGCTCGCCTCACTCAACTATCGGCTCAGCGGGGTCGCGCGCTACCCGGCTGCGGTCCAAGATGTGAAGGCCGCGATTCGCCATCTGCGAGCGAATGCGGCGCGGTACGCGCTGCTGCCCGACCGGGTAGCGCTTTGGGGGAGCTCGGCAGGCGCGCACTTGGCCGCGCTGGTCGGCGTAACCGGTGACATCGCGATGTTTGATGACCCCGCGCTCGGGAACAGTGCGCAGTCGGCCCGGGTGCAAGCCGTCGTCAGTTGGTTCGCACCAACGGAGATACTGACGATGGATACCGACAACGCTGCGCAGGGCTGTCCGCTGTTTGGCGGCACCGGGCATGACAGTCCCACCTCCCCGGAGGGCCTCTTTCTTGGCGCGCGGCCGTCCAGCGTGCCCATCGTGGCCCGCGATGCCAGTCCGGTGACGTGGCTGACGGTCGACGACCCGCCCTTCCTCTTGCAGCATGGCGGCCGGGATTGCATGGTGCCGACGCGTCAAAGCGTGCGTCTGCGCGACGGCCTGCGCGCGCTGACGAGTGACACGACGCGGTCGAGCTGGACGCTTTTCCCACAGGACGGGCATGGAGGCCCGTCGTTCACCACGCCGGCCAATGTCGAGCTGGTGATCGCGTTCCTCGCTCGGTATCTTCGCTAA
- a CDS encoding DUF4440 domain-containing protein: protein MDNVNLVKNLYEAFGRGEVPTVLGGMSPDIHWHEAESNPYMPSGEAWVGPDAILNNLFVRLGTEWDGFAVHPKLFHDAGGSVIVEARYSGTYKATGKSMDVQVCHVWDVKDGKATRFQQYLDTAKFRDVMGAR from the coding sequence ATGGACAACGTGAACCTCGTGAAAAATCTCTACGAGGCGTTTGGCCGCGGAGAGGTCCCGACCGTTCTTGGTGGGATGAGTCCTGACATCCACTGGCATGAGGCGGAAAGCAACCCGTACATGCCAAGCGGCGAAGCATGGGTTGGGCCGGACGCCATCCTGAACAATCTGTTCGTGCGACTGGGCACAGAGTGGGACGGGTTCGCCGTCCATCCGAAGTTGTTCCACGATGCTGGCGGCAGCGTGATTGTCGAAGCCCGCTACAGCGGAACGTACAAGGCGACCGGGAAGAGCATGGACGTGCAGGTGTGCCACGTCTGGGACGTTAAGGACGGCAAGGCAACCCGGTTCCAGCAGTACTTGGACACGGCGAAGTTTCGAGACGTCATGGGCGCGAGGTAG
- a CDS encoding penicillin acylase family protein, producing the protein MNPTTLVATAGLALALSGSEGRAQARPEIIRTEHGVPHIYAADFRQAGYGLAWVELEDYGVRVVNAVISGRGEMGLVYGPDSLAQDFARRPIHALAKLVWPRLELPTRQMYQGFAEAINDYVTRHPTEFAPQIEPVFQGWDVLAREIAAPDISGARRLLNRKTNPPATRNDDEGSNAWAFAPSRTASGRAILLRNPHLSWDAGYYEAHLVIPGQLDFYGDFRIGGAFAVVGGFNRDLGWATTNNAVDNDELYAVPLARGRQDRIIVDGRPVPLTKTLVAAGSETREVWSSPFGPVIGRKDGTAYILKTASAGEWRGGEQFLKMMRATSLAEWQAAMKIRARTTSNLTYADRAGNIFYVWNGALPALPHPPGGDSLIVPARTRRGMFSRLVPWDSMPMVTNPATGYLHNENDSPHFANLEAPLDPARFPPNVERPSLRLRSQHALDMIRYPEDKFSLEDVIRTKHSYRMLLAERMLPELLRAAESAVPAPPADAVAVLAAWDRSVAPQSRGGVLFESWWRHYTARVKQPFAVEWSITEPISTPRGLANPSEAVAALTVAADSVLRRYGRIDVAWGEAHRIRLGGRDIPVGGCSGDLGCFRVLSFRDEPDGKRSAQGGDGWILVVEFGDVPRAFSVLAYGQSNRVDSPLYADQAERFALGDLKPVAFTRADVERTAVKRYRAGETK; encoded by the coding sequence ATGAACCCGACTACGCTGGTGGCCACCGCCGGCCTGGCGCTCGCGCTGTCCGGAAGCGAGGGCCGGGCCCAAGCCCGTCCGGAGATCATTCGGACCGAGCACGGGGTTCCCCATATCTACGCCGCCGATTTTCGGCAGGCCGGCTATGGTCTCGCTTGGGTCGAACTGGAAGACTACGGAGTCCGGGTCGTCAACGCCGTGATCAGCGGTCGGGGTGAGATGGGCCTCGTCTACGGCCCCGACAGCCTCGCACAGGATTTCGCCCGCCGGCCAATTCACGCGCTCGCCAAGCTGGTGTGGCCGCGATTGGAACTTCCCACCCGCCAGATGTACCAGGGGTTTGCGGAGGCCATCAACGATTACGTGACCCGGCACCCCACTGAGTTCGCCCCGCAAATCGAGCCGGTGTTTCAAGGCTGGGACGTTCTGGCCCGCGAAATAGCCGCTCCCGACATCAGCGGAGCCCGGCGGCTGCTCAACCGGAAGACCAATCCACCCGCCACTCGCAATGACGACGAAGGGTCCAACGCCTGGGCCTTCGCGCCTTCACGCACTGCCTCGGGCCGAGCCATCCTGCTCCGGAACCCACACCTGTCCTGGGACGCCGGCTACTACGAAGCCCACCTCGTCATTCCCGGCCAGCTCGACTTCTACGGCGATTTCCGAATCGGGGGAGCCTTCGCGGTGGTGGGCGGGTTCAACCGCGATTTGGGATGGGCCACCACCAACAACGCGGTGGACAATGACGAACTCTACGCCGTGCCGTTGGCCCGGGGGCGGCAAGACCGGATCATTGTCGACGGGCGACCGGTACCGCTGACCAAGACCCTGGTTGCGGCCGGGAGCGAGACCCGGGAGGTCTGGTCTTCGCCGTTCGGACCGGTCATCGGCCGGAAAGACGGCACGGCTTACATCCTGAAAACCGCCAGCGCGGGCGAGTGGCGGGGCGGCGAGCAGTTTTTGAAGATGATGCGGGCCACCTCGTTGGCCGAATGGCAAGCGGCCATGAAGATCCGGGCCCGGACCACGTCCAACCTGACCTACGCCGACCGGGCCGGGAACATTTTCTATGTCTGGAACGGGGCGCTGCCCGCGTTGCCTCACCCGCCCGGGGGCGACTCGCTCATCGTACCGGCTCGGACCCGCCGCGGAATGTTCTCGCGCCTGGTGCCCTGGGATTCGATGCCGATGGTCACCAACCCGGCCACGGGCTACCTCCACAACGAAAACGACTCGCCGCACTTCGCCAATCTCGAAGCACCGCTCGATCCGGCCCGGTTTCCGCCCAACGTCGAGCGGCCGAGTCTCCGGTTGCGAAGCCAGCACGCGCTCGACATGATTCGATATCCCGAGGACAAATTCTCGCTCGAGGATGTGATTCGAACCAAGCACAGCTATCGGATGCTGCTGGCCGAACGGATGCTTCCCGAGTTGCTCCGCGCGGCGGAGTCGGCCGTGCCGGCTCCTCCGGCCGATGCGGTGGCGGTCCTGGCGGCCTGGGACCGGTCGGTGGCGCCGCAGTCGCGCGGGGGCGTCCTGTTCGAGAGCTGGTGGCGCCACTACACCGCCCGAGTCAAGCAGCCGTTTGCCGTGGAGTGGTCGATTACCGAGCCGATCAGCACCCCGCGGGGATTGGCCAATCCGAGTGAGGCGGTGGCCGCGCTCACAGTGGCCGCGGATTCGGTGCTGAGGCGGTATGGCCGGATCGACGTAGCCTGGGGTGAGGCCCATCGCATCCGGCTCGGCGGGCGGGACATTCCGGTCGGTGGCTGCTCGGGCGACTTGGGCTGTTTTCGAGTCCTCTCGTTCCGAGACGAGCCCGACGGGAAACGATCCGCCCAAGGCGGCGACGGTTGGATCTTGGTGGTCGAGTTCGGCGACGTGCCGCGCGCGTTTTCGGTCCTGGCCTACGGCCAGTCCAATCGGGTCGACTCTCCATTGTATGCCGATCAGGCCGAGCGGTTTGCGCTCGGTGACTTGAAACCGGTAGCGTTTACCCGCGCCGACGTGGAACGAACTGCCGTGAAGCGCTACCGCGCAGGAGAAACCAAATGA
- a CDS encoding amidohydrolase encodes MTYHRRDFVASLAAVPFGVLKWQQPATILVNGNIVTMDPARPRATALAILGDRILAVGSNEEIRRLAGPLTKRIDLARKTVVPGFIDAHSHPADSGLQHLVRIDCDLRSIAAIQAAVRERAAKTPAGEWVLGFKYDDTKTVEGRPLSRADLDLAAPNHPVFIQHRGGHTAYCNSIAFDRAGVTASTQDPAGGMIDRDASAAPSGRLAETAVNLVSRIVPVKETPADRQTGVKIISKMLAKAGITSVHDASASIADWRAYQDARAAGDLGTRVYGLIYSSEIDKIIAAGLRQGAGDEWVRLGGMKAVCDGSISERTARMSEPYTGRPSDFGILVSQPEELWPLLEKAHRANLQIGVHSNGDVAIDMVLGLYERLQREYPRKDPRFRLEHCTLINEDLVRRIKAIGAIPTPFSTYVYWHGEKMKEYGAARLDRMFALRSFLDAGIRPTFASDYPPGPFEPMMGLQSMVTRTDMKGTVWGARQKITVDEAIRVATVHGAYASYEEHLKGSLESGKLADLVVLGRDPYREPPSSLVTIPIERTMVGGRWVYES; translated from the coding sequence ATGACCTACCATCGTCGCGATTTCGTTGCCTCCTTGGCCGCCGTTCCGTTCGGCGTACTCAAGTGGCAACAGCCGGCCACGATTCTCGTCAACGGCAACATCGTCACCATGGACCCGGCGCGGCCGCGAGCCACGGCGCTCGCGATTTTGGGTGACCGGATCCTGGCGGTGGGCAGCAACGAGGAGATCCGGCGGCTGGCGGGGCCGCTCACCAAACGGATCGACCTCGCCCGGAAGACCGTGGTGCCGGGGTTCATCGACGCCCATTCTCACCCGGCGGACTCGGGTCTCCAACATTTGGTCCGGATTGACTGCGACTTGCGTTCGATTGCCGCGATCCAAGCCGCAGTCCGGGAACGTGCCGCCAAAACTCCGGCCGGCGAGTGGGTGCTTGGCTTCAAGTACGACGACACCAAGACCGTCGAGGGCCGCCCGTTATCGCGGGCGGACCTCGACCTCGCGGCCCCCAATCATCCGGTGTTCATCCAGCATCGCGGTGGCCACACGGCCTACTGCAACTCGATCGCGTTCGACCGAGCGGGGGTCACCGCGTCGACCCAGGACCCGGCCGGTGGCATGATCGATCGAGACGCCTCGGCCGCGCCGAGCGGGCGGTTGGCGGAAACCGCGGTCAATCTGGTCAGCCGGATCGTGCCGGTCAAGGAGACCCCGGCCGACCGGCAGACGGGCGTCAAGATCATCTCAAAGATGTTGGCGAAGGCCGGCATTACCTCGGTTCACGACGCGAGTGCGTCGATCGCCGATTGGCGAGCCTACCAAGACGCCCGGGCCGCCGGCGATCTCGGCACCCGGGTCTACGGGCTCATCTATTCGAGTGAAATCGACAAGATCATTGCCGCCGGCCTCCGGCAGGGCGCGGGCGACGAATGGGTCCGGCTCGGCGGCATGAAAGCGGTGTGCGACGGCTCGATCTCGGAGCGGACCGCCCGGATGTCCGAGCCCTACACCGGGCGGCCGAGCGACTTCGGCATCCTGGTCAGCCAGCCCGAGGAACTTTGGCCGCTGCTCGAAAAGGCCCACCGCGCCAATCTTCAAATCGGGGTTCATAGCAACGGCGATGTCGCCATCGACATGGTGCTCGGCCTCTATGAACGACTCCAACGAGAGTATCCGAGGAAAGACCCCCGGTTCCGGCTCGAGCACTGTACCCTGATCAACGAGGATTTGGTCCGCCGGATCAAGGCCATCGGCGCGATCCCAACCCCGTTCTCGACCTACGTCTATTGGCATGGCGAGAAGATGAAGGAGTACGGGGCGGCCCGGCTCGACCGAATGTTTGCGCTCCGGAGTTTTCTCGACGCCGGGATTCGCCCTACTTTTGCCTCGGACTACCCGCCCGGGCCGTTCGAACCGATGATGGGGCTGCAGTCGATGGTGACTCGCACCGACATGAAAGGCACGGTCTGGGGCGCCCGTCAGAAGATTACCGTCGACGAGGCCATCCGAGTGGCGACGGTGCACGGCGCCTACGCCTCGTACGAAGAACACCTCAAGGGCTCACTCGAAAGCGGCAAGCTGGCCGACCTGGTCGTGTTGGGCCGCGATCCGTATCGGGAACCACCGAGTTCGCTGGTGACGATTCCAATCGAGCGAACGATGGTCGGGGGGCGCTGGGTGTACGAGTCCTGA
- a CDS encoding amidohydrolase family protein produces MHILRQWVLGLGVLLGFSATPVQSQTRAYRFGKVVTGSGPVIENGVVVVAGDRIERVVPAGSAGLRGIPVTDLHRWTAVPGLIDAHVHITYWWDRKPGTKPWDQLDKRPAPTLLVLAQENLRRTLETGVTTVRDLYAPDKTSIYLRDLINDGRVVGPRMFVAGCGLVKKPDGTFCGAVGHGAAAVAAGVIGQIDQGADLIKIFGSTGSADDLSGTPTFTYDEFKAAVDSAHGRGKRVTVHSYGPEAAKDAVRAGAKSIEHAVDLDNESLAEMARRGTIYVPTIDHNRYYADHRAEYGYSEQNAADLRAFVVRNLETARRAHQAGVRLAMGSDAVFTGFGENTLELEWFVKAGLSPAEALATATTTGAVLVGQDSTLGRLAPGYYADIVAVEGNPLADITAITRRVRWVMKGGRVVVDTEALDPQVRRSSRAASASRASTKMARNNRPRREE; encoded by the coding sequence ATGCATATCCTTCGTCAGTGGGTCCTCGGGCTCGGCGTTCTCCTGGGGTTCTCCGCTACCCCGGTTCAGAGTCAAACCCGGGCTTATCGGTTCGGGAAAGTTGTGACCGGTTCCGGCCCGGTCATCGAGAATGGCGTGGTCGTCGTCGCCGGCGACCGGATCGAGCGGGTGGTGCCCGCTGGTTCGGCCGGGCTCCGGGGTATTCCGGTGACCGATCTCCATCGGTGGACGGCGGTTCCCGGTCTAATCGATGCCCATGTCCATATCACCTATTGGTGGGACCGAAAACCCGGGACCAAGCCCTGGGACCAGCTCGATAAACGCCCGGCGCCCACCTTGTTGGTCCTGGCCCAGGAGAACCTCCGGCGGACCCTCGAAACCGGGGTGACCACGGTTCGCGATCTCTACGCCCCCGACAAGACCAGCATCTACCTCCGCGACCTGATCAACGACGGCCGGGTGGTCGGCCCGCGGATGTTCGTGGCGGGTTGTGGACTGGTGAAGAAACCGGACGGGACCTTTTGCGGCGCGGTCGGCCACGGCGCGGCGGCCGTCGCGGCTGGGGTCATCGGTCAGATTGACCAGGGCGCCGACCTGATCAAGATCTTCGGGTCGACCGGCAGTGCCGACGATCTGTCCGGCACGCCAACCTTCACCTACGACGAGTTCAAGGCGGCGGTCGACTCGGCCCACGGTCGAGGCAAACGGGTGACCGTGCACTCCTACGGTCCCGAGGCCGCGAAGGACGCGGTCAGGGCGGGGGCGAAGTCGATCGAACATGCGGTCGATCTCGACAACGAGTCCCTGGCCGAGATGGCCCGGCGCGGAACCATTTACGTCCCCACAATCGACCACAACCGATATTATGCCGACCACCGGGCCGAGTATGGATACTCCGAGCAGAACGCCGCCGACTTGCGGGCGTTCGTGGTGCGGAACCTCGAGACCGCGCGGCGGGCCCACCAGGCGGGCGTCCGACTGGCCATGGGCTCGGATGCGGTATTCACCGGATTTGGCGAAAACACCCTGGAGCTGGAGTGGTTTGTGAAAGCCGGGCTTAGCCCCGCCGAAGCCCTGGCCACCGCCACCACCACGGGGGCGGTGCTGGTGGGTCAGGACAGCACGTTAGGCCGACTCGCGCCTGGTTACTATGCCGATATCGTCGCGGTCGAGGGGAATCCGCTTGCCGACATCACGGCCATTACTCGGCGGGTTCGCTGGGTCATGAAGGGCGGCCGGGTTGTCGTAGACACCGAAGCGTTGGACCCTCAGGTCCGCCGCTCCAGCCGCGCGGCGTCGGCCTCGAGGGCATCGACGAAGATGGCTCGAAACAACAGGCCCAGGCGCGAGGAATAG
- a CDS encoding GMC family oxidoreductase: MKQQQYDAIVVGSGAGGGMAAFQLAVNGLKVLLLEAGRNYDPVRETPMFQLPKDAPLRGDGTADKPFGFYDATVDGGWRVPGEPYTVAPGSDFMWWRTRMLGGRTNHWGRIAPRMGPYDFKPRSRDGLGIDWPLTYDELEPYYDKTEALIGVYAHDQSLENTPVSRNGSQMAPPKPRAFDLLTKKTCGPLGIPVIPAPIAVLTQKQDADRWPAKLFPGNPLAQRVVRDAMRARQACFYATGCGRGCSIKANFQSTTVLIPPAMATNNLTIIANAMVREVTVDGRGRATGVNYIDKTTRTDQHARARIVVLAASACETARIMLNSKSPLFPDGIANGTGLVGKGLMDTVGAGIGGQIPALEHLPPHNNEGTSRLHMYTPWWLYQEQAAGKLDFARGYHVEFGGGRDMPDAGIFWGLENYTNGAYGKRFKEEARRYYGSFVYFDGRGEMIPNDDSYCELDPTVVDQWGIPVLRFHWKWSAHETNQAAHMVKTFAQIIEGMGGKVGGKVETDGSKVIAKGGQIIHEVGTVRMGDDARTSVLNAHCQSWDVKNLFVTDGAPFVSNADKNPTISILALAWRTTDHILAEMKRGAI, from the coding sequence TTGAAACAGCAGCAGTATGACGCCATTGTGGTCGGCTCCGGCGCGGGCGGCGGTATGGCCGCGTTTCAACTCGCCGTCAACGGCCTCAAGGTCCTTCTGCTCGAAGCGGGCCGGAACTACGATCCGGTCCGCGAGACACCGATGTTCCAATTGCCCAAGGACGCTCCGCTCCGGGGCGACGGCACCGCCGACAAACCGTTCGGTTTCTATGACGCGACGGTCGACGGTGGCTGGCGGGTACCCGGTGAGCCCTACACGGTGGCGCCCGGGTCCGATTTCATGTGGTGGCGAACTCGGATGCTCGGCGGGCGGACCAATCACTGGGGCCGGATTGCGCCCCGGATGGGGCCCTATGATTTCAAACCCCGCTCGCGCGACGGGTTAGGCATCGATTGGCCGCTGACCTATGACGAGCTGGAGCCCTACTACGACAAGACCGAAGCGTTGATCGGGGTCTACGCCCACGACCAGAGCCTGGAGAACACGCCGGTATCCAGGAACGGCAGCCAGATGGCGCCCCCGAAGCCCCGGGCCTTTGACCTCTTGACCAAGAAGACCTGCGGGCCGCTCGGGATTCCGGTCATTCCGGCGCCGATTGCGGTCCTGACCCAAAAGCAGGACGCCGATCGGTGGCCGGCCAAGCTCTTTCCGGGGAACCCGCTCGCGCAGCGGGTGGTCCGGGATGCGATGCGAGCCCGGCAGGCCTGTTTCTACGCCACCGGCTGCGGCCGCGGCTGCTCGATCAAGGCCAATTTTCAGTCAACGACGGTTCTGATTCCGCCGGCAATGGCCACCAACAACCTGACCATCATCGCCAACGCCATGGTCCGGGAGGTCACGGTCGACGGGCGGGGCCGGGCCACCGGGGTCAACTATATCGACAAGACCACCCGCACCGATCAGCACGCCCGGGCTCGAATCGTGGTGCTGGCCGCGAGCGCCTGCGAAACCGCCCGGATCATGCTCAACTCGAAATCCCCGCTGTTTCCGGACGGCATCGCCAATGGCACCGGGCTGGTCGGCAAAGGGTTGATGGACACGGTCGGGGCCGGGATCGGAGGGCAGATCCCCGCGCTCGAGCATCTCCCGCCCCACAACAACGAAGGCACCAGCCGGCTCCACATGTACACGCCCTGGTGGCTCTACCAGGAGCAGGCGGCCGGCAAACTCGACTTTGCCCGCGGCTATCACGTCGAGTTCGGCGGCGGCCGCGACATGCCCGACGCCGGAATTTTCTGGGGTCTCGAGAACTACACCAACGGCGCCTACGGCAAGCGGTTCAAAGAGGAAGCTCGGCGGTACTACGGCTCCTTCGTGTATTTCGACGGCCGCGGGGAGATGATCCCGAACGACGACTCCTACTGCGAACTCGACCCGACGGTGGTGGACCAATGGGGCATTCCGGTGCTCCGGTTCCACTGGAAGTGGAGTGCTCACGAGACCAACCAGGCCGCCCATATGGTCAAGACCTTTGCTCAGATCATCGAGGGCATGGGGGGGAAAGTGGGCGGCAAGGTCGAGACCGACGGGTCGAAGGTGATCGCCAAGGGGGGCCAGATCATCCATGAGGTCGGCACCGTGCGGATGGGCGACGACGCCCGGACCTCGGTGCTGAACGCCCACTGCCAGTCGTGGGACGTCAAGAACTTGTTCGTGACCGATGGCGCACCGTTCGTGTCCAACGCCGACAAAAATCCGACGATCTCGATTCTGGCCCTGGCCTGGCGGACCACCGATCACATCTTGGCGGAAATGAAACGGGGGGCCATCTGA